The Vibrio navarrensis genome has a segment encoding these proteins:
- a CDS encoding ISAs1 family transposase, which produces MDYSEFKEHFSILSDTRQARKSTYNFFEVMFQVVTAMLCGMKTWDEIEGFGEENLTWFRKFSDYSSGVPSHDTLARIVGLIDPDEFSLCFVRWCNDIRREKSLVTHHVAIDGKSLKGTYDYSKNKCLTHMVNAYSVDTGLVLGQLKTDEKSNEITLIPQILKLIQVEDRVISLDAMGCQRAIAEDIVLRGGDYLMSVKDNQPRLHALFQSHFF; this is translated from the coding sequence ATGGATTACAGCGAATTTAAAGAGCATTTTAGCATATTGAGTGATACTCGTCAGGCAAGAAAATCGACCTATAATTTCTTCGAAGTGATGTTCCAGGTGGTGACAGCGATGCTGTGCGGAATGAAGACTTGGGATGAAATCGAAGGCTTTGGTGAGGAAAATTTAACCTGGTTTCGTAAGTTTAGTGACTACTCTTCTGGTGTGCCTAGTCACGATACCTTGGCGCGAATAGTGGGTTTGATTGATCCAGATGAGTTTTCATTGTGTTTCGTTCGATGGTGTAATGATATTCGGCGAGAAAAATCCTTAGTGACCCATCATGTTGCCATAGATGGCAAGTCATTAAAAGGTACGTATGATTATAGTAAAAACAAATGCTTAACTCATATGGTGAACGCGTATTCTGTAGATACTGGCCTTGTGCTAGGGCAGTTGAAAACGGATGAAAAATCGAATGAGATCACGTTAATTCCCCAGATATTGAAATTAATCCAAGTTGAAGACCGAGTTATCAGCCTAGATGCCATGGGATGTCAAAGAGCCATAGCGGAAGATATTGTTCTTAGAGGCGGTGACTATTTAATGTCCGTTAAGGATAACCAACCTCGTTTACATGCTCTTTTTCAATCTCATTTTTTTTGA
- a CDS encoding ISL3 family transposase, producing MANQRIECRACNTLGYLPLNFVPRPKVRYTKGFEQYVLSLSALNVTINAIAKLCGVCWDTVKDIQKHYLQKRYSQPCLKNVTHIGIDEIYCGSKSGFMTVVIDMKTSAVIYTEKGKKAESLDGFWKRKLRCKKPIEAVATDMGQAYISSVKQHAPKAKLVIDRFHVVKRFNEKLTEFRRELQNSMSNKNDAQYLKNTRWLLVSNPDRLDEQGQARLERALAANQPLAVVYYLKEKLRMLWSQPSKIEGERWLESWIDEANHSGIVMLEKFTKTLRKHKDGILAFYDERMNSGRVEGVNNRIKTLNKVAYGYRDWEFFELKIKASHEAKYRFSG from the coding sequence ATAGCAAACCAGCGGATTGAATGCCGAGCTTGTAATACACTCGGGTATTTGCCGCTTAACTTTGTTCCTCGTCCCAAAGTGCGTTACACAAAGGGCTTTGAACAGTATGTTCTCTCGCTGTCAGCATTGAACGTCACCATCAATGCCATTGCCAAGCTATGTGGTGTCTGTTGGGATACAGTGAAAGATATTCAGAAGCATTACCTGCAAAAGCGATACTCTCAACCTTGTCTTAAAAACGTCACTCACATTGGAATTGATGAGATTTACTGTGGCTCAAAAAGTGGCTTCATGACGGTTGTGATTGATATGAAGACAAGTGCCGTCATTTATACAGAGAAAGGAAAGAAGGCCGAAAGCCTTGACGGTTTTTGGAAACGGAAGCTGCGTTGTAAAAAGCCGATTGAAGCCGTCGCCACCGATATGGGACAGGCATACATCTCTTCGGTAAAACAGCACGCCCCGAAGGCGAAGTTGGTCATTGACCGTTTCCACGTGGTGAAGCGTTTTAATGAAAAGCTGACAGAGTTCAGGCGTGAACTACAAAATTCGATGAGTAACAAAAATGACGCTCAATACCTTAAGAATACTCGTTGGTTATTGGTAAGTAATCCCGATAGGTTAGATGAGCAAGGCCAAGCGAGATTGGAGCGAGCACTCGCAGCCAATCAGCCCTTAGCGGTGGTTTATTATTTAAAAGAGAAGTTAAGAATGCTGTGGTCGCAGCCATCAAAGATAGAGGGTGAGAGATGGCTAGAAAGCTGGATAGATGAAGCGAACCACTCAGGCATTGTGATGCTAGAGAAGTTTACTAAGACCCTGAGGAAGCATAAGGATGGGATATTGGCATTTTATGATGAAAGGATGAATAGTGGTCGAGTAGAGGGTGTGAACAACCGAATAAAGACGCTGAACAAAGTCGCCTATGGGTATCGTGATTGGGAATTTTTTGAGTTAAAAATCAAAGCCAGTCATGAGGCGAAGTATCGATTTTCCGGATGA